A stretch of Brassica napus cultivar Da-Ae chromosome C6, Da-Ae, whole genome shotgun sequence DNA encodes these proteins:
- the LOC125588510 gene encoding uncharacterized protein LOC125588510, translating into MTMEEEDEEPFIMPDLPEYYSTARNCLSLVGRLLNPSQQKMSDLIKDMPRKWQLYERVQGIALSKDRFQFIFKYEQDLVDILERGVHSFNQWSLATERWVAKPPPDYLQFIEVWVRMRNIPVNHYTSKALTALGDFAGMVIVVAFDPDKPQTTDYVRVKVRFDLTKPLRRAKEVTLPGGEVVSILYDYERIQKRCYICQRLTHDQDHCPFERKKASQSEDVETSVTQRIALSPAPIIKESDPLFGVIKESQVGVNPATGRRKIADEVLEGMRQYLLTANGPEQMARKERIINSLKDLEHDPLGQKAVLRLEPAPIFTSMLDKGKGVVFDFKDQKKHTEIQDITEQDKLMGGAIRSGRAMSLVGRLESIQSEQMVHEPVALASFSQYSSTGYSIGFFESGTSGTKQRKVKPRRRPGTFKRKLNGKGTIKGPQEEGLQSKNKLTTCAKRKVSSDVETSQNSARCKKPMVVPNEGPSNI; encoded by the coding sequence ATGAcgatggaagaagaagatgaggaacCCTTCATTATGCCAGATCTTCCGGAGTACTATTCTACCGCAAGAAATTGTCTCAGCCTCGTTGGTCGTCTTCTCAACCCCAGCCAGCAGAAGATGTCTGACCTCATAAAGGATATGCCGAGGAAATGGCAACTTTATGAGAGAGTTCAAGGAATTGCTTTATCCAAAGACAGGTTCCAGTTTATTTTCAAGTATGAGCAAGACCTAGTGGACATCTTGGAGAGAGGAGTTCATTCTTTCAATCAATGGTCTCTGGCCACCGAAAGATGGGTAGCTAAACCTCCTCCTGACTATCTACAGTTCATAGAGGTATGGGTTCGGATGCGGAACATACCGGTTAATCACTACACTTCCAAAGCCCTCACTGCTCTAGGAGATTTTGCCGGTATGGTGATAGTAGTGGCCTTTGATCCAGACAAACCTCAGACCACTGATTATGTCAGAGTGAAGGTCAGATTTGATCTCACAAAACCTCTCAGAAGAGCAAAGGAAGTGACTTTGCCTGGAGGAGAAGTCGTAAGCATCCTTTACGACTACGAGCGTATTCAAAAGCGATGCTACATTTGCCAACGATTGACGCATGATCAAGACCACTGTCCTTTTGAGAGAAAAAAGGCGTCTCAGTCTGAAGATGTGGAGACTTCTGTTACTCAGAGAATCGCATTATCTCCAGCTCCGATAATCAAAGAATCAGACCCTCTTTTTGGGGTGATAAAGGAAAGCCAAGTAGGAGTTAACCCGGCTACGGGGAGACGAAAAATTGCTGATGAAGTTCTGGAAGGAATGCGTCAATATCTTCTTACAGCAAATGGTCCAGAACAGATGGCAAGGAAAGAAAGAATCATAAACTCCCTAAAGGATTTGGAGCATGATCCTTTGGGACAGAAAGCCGTGCTTAGGTTGGAGCCGGCCCCTATCTTCACGTCTATGCTGGATAAGGGTAAGGGCGTGGTGTTTGATTTTAAAGATCAGAAAAAGCACACTGAGATTCAAGATATAACTGAACAAGATAAGCTGATGGGTGGTGCGATTCGATCTGGAAGAGCAATGTCCTTGGTTGGAAGGTTAGAATCGATACAATCAGAGCAAATGGTACATGAACCTGTCGCCTTAGCCAGCTTCTCTCAGTATAGTTCAACGGGTTATAGTATTGGGTTCTTTGAATCTGGTACTTCCGGGACTAAACAGAGAAAGGTTAAACCGAGAAGAAGACCTGGAACGTTCAAGAGAAAGCTCAATGGAAAGGGGACAATCAAAGGTCCGCAAGAGGAAGGTCTGCAAAGTAAGAACAAATTGACTACATGCGCTAAAAGGAAAGTTTCATCTGATGTGGAGACATCTCAAAACTCTGCGCGGTGTAAGAAGCCAATGGTGGTCCCAAATGAGGGACCGTCCAATATCTAA